The following proteins are co-located in the Dyadobacter chenwenxiniae genome:
- a CDS encoding DUF1501 domain-containing protein — protein sequence MEKEILEHGFNFNRRRFLSSMSLGLGGVALGSLLMPDLLNGGGFEDEGLAPGVPHFAPKAKRVIYLFQNGAPSQQELFDYKPKLREMLGKEIPPSVRGTQRLTGMTANQASFPLVGSFVDFKQYGDSRAWVSDLMPYTAKIVNDLCFVKSMYTEAINHDPALTFLQTGSQQGNRPSMGSWLSYGLGNENKNLPNFTVLLSRGVGNGQGVYSKLWSNGFLDSVHQGVQFSKGEDPVLYLRDPEGMDRHDRRDMLDNLSQLNELSYQEFGDPEITAKIKQYEMAYRMQTAVPEVMDLSKESDDIIKLYGPECLVPGTYAANCLLARKLSENGVRFVQLYHQGWDQHGNLPFEITKQAMDVDQASAALVTDLKQRGLLDETLVIWGGEFGRTSYTQGKLTADNYGRDHHPRCFTIWMAGGGIKPGIVYGETDELGYNIAKDPVHVHDFQATILHQLGLNHEKLIFKHLGRRYRLTDVSGKVVKDIIS from the coding sequence ATGGAAAAGGAAATACTAGAACATGGGTTCAATTTTAATAGAAGGCGTTTTTTGTCTTCCATGAGCCTTGGGCTCGGGGGCGTGGCGCTTGGCTCCTTGCTGATGCCAGATCTGTTAAATGGGGGTGGATTTGAAGACGAGGGTCTGGCCCCGGGGGTTCCGCATTTTGCTCCGAAGGCGAAACGGGTCATTTATTTATTCCAGAATGGCGCCCCGTCGCAACAGGAACTGTTTGATTACAAGCCCAAACTGCGTGAAATGCTGGGCAAGGAAATACCGCCTTCTGTGCGCGGAACGCAGCGGTTAACCGGTATGACGGCCAATCAGGCGTCATTTCCGCTGGTCGGATCGTTCGTGGATTTCAAGCAATATGGCGATTCGCGCGCGTGGGTAAGTGATTTGATGCCTTATACAGCCAAGATTGTGAATGATCTTTGTTTTGTAAAATCAATGTATACAGAGGCCATCAACCACGATCCCGCGTTGACATTTCTCCAAACGGGTTCGCAGCAGGGCAACCGTCCGAGCATGGGCTCGTGGCTGAGCTACGGGCTTGGTAATGAGAATAAAAACCTTCCGAATTTCACCGTTTTGCTTTCACGCGGGGTGGGGAATGGTCAGGGAGTTTATTCCAAATTGTGGTCTAATGGCTTTCTGGATTCCGTGCACCAGGGCGTGCAGTTTAGCAAGGGCGAGGACCCGGTTTTGTATCTGCGTGACCCGGAAGGAATGGACCGTCACGACCGACGGGATATGCTCGATAACCTGTCGCAGCTGAATGAGCTTTCTTACCAGGAGTTCGGCGACCCGGAAATAACGGCCAAGATCAAGCAGTATGAAATGGCTTACCGTATGCAGACTGCCGTGCCGGAAGTGATGGATTTATCCAAAGAATCTGACGACATTATTAAATTATACGGCCCGGAATGTCTTGTCCCAGGCACTTATGCGGCCAACTGCCTGCTAGCCAGGAAGCTGTCTGAAAATGGTGTGCGCTTTGTGCAGCTTTATCACCAGGGCTGGGACCAGCACGGTAACCTGCCTTTTGAAATTACAAAACAGGCGATGGACGTGGACCAGGCATCGGCAGCATTGGTTACCGACCTGAAACAGCGCGGGCTACTCGATGAAACGCTGGTGATATGGGGCGGAGAGTTTGGCAGGACCAGTTACACCCAAGGCAAGCTTACAGCTGATAACTATGGCCGCGATCACCATCCAAGATGCTTCACGATCTGGATGGCGGGCGGGGGCATTAAGCCGGGAATCGTATATGGCGAAACCGATGAGCTGGGTTACAACATTGCCAAAGATCCTGTGCATGTGCATGATTTTCAGGCGACTATCTTGCATCAGCTTGGACTGAACCACGAAAAACTTATTTTCAAACATTTAGGAAGAAGATACAGGCTTACCGACGTTTCCGGAAAAGTGGTGAAAGACATTATCAGCTAA
- a CDS encoding PSD1 and planctomycete cytochrome C domain-containing protein — MLLAGSAICFQACNKSSESTAVEEEIPKEVSYNFDIRPILSDKCLACHGPDANKREAGLRLDVAESAFKALQENPKAHALVAGKPELSEVYLRITTADTALRMPPTGSNLKLTQREVDLIEKWIKQGAKYEKHWAFVAPKKPALPEVEHKDWPKNEIDYFILDKQEQKGLEPNEEADKERLLKRLSLDLTGLPPTLKMMDEFMADNSANAYEKMVDQLLKNPAYGEKMAIHWLDLARYADSHGYQDDGYRTQWPWRDWVIHAFNKNMHYNDFVTWQLAGDQLPNSSKEQLLATGFNRNHKITEEGGVIPEEYRIMYVTDRNDLFGKGLLGVTLECAHCHDHKYDPFSQKEYYQMFAFFNNVKEEGIESVIGGPETYAKKPLMEISNEDVKNILTFVNKPDTNRLIVSVMGDLDTLRKTYILKRGVYDAPGDEVQPATPTSILPFDNSYPKNRLGLSKWLFDKKNPLTSRVYVNMLWQEFFGKGIVKTSGDFGMQGELPSHPALLDWLATDFMDHGWDIKRLVKQMVTSATYKQSAVVTKEKLATDPDNILLARGPRYRIHAEFIKDLVLASSGLLNKTIGGPSVKPYQPAGLWEGATSGRGLLSVYNQDHGGALYRRGMYTLIKRTVPPPTMSIFDASNRDLCEVKRLKTNTPLQALVMMNDPAVLEASRVLAAKLLQEKTESKDKIIKAFRLIVCRKPSEKELDVLTAYYDKQIKSIKPATAEKMVAVGEYPLTKNLDKKAQAALMRVISTIYNLEETITKS; from the coding sequence ATGCTGCTGGCTGGATCAGCTATCTGTTTCCAGGCCTGCAACAAATCGTCAGAAAGCACGGCTGTTGAAGAGGAGATTCCGAAGGAAGTCAGTTACAACTTTGACATTCGCCCGATTCTTTCCGATAAATGCCTGGCCTGTCACGGCCCTGACGCGAATAAACGCGAAGCCGGACTGCGCCTGGATGTTGCCGAAAGTGCATTCAAAGCTTTACAGGAAAATCCCAAAGCACATGCACTCGTAGCCGGGAAACCGGAACTTTCAGAAGTTTACCTGCGCATTACGACTGCGGATACCGCGCTTCGCATGCCTCCGACAGGCTCCAATCTCAAACTTACCCAGCGTGAAGTTGATCTGATAGAAAAATGGATCAAACAGGGTGCGAAATATGAAAAGCACTGGGCTTTCGTTGCGCCAAAAAAACCAGCTCTGCCGGAGGTTGAACATAAAGATTGGCCAAAGAACGAGATCGATTACTTTATTCTCGACAAACAGGAGCAGAAAGGCCTGGAACCCAATGAGGAAGCGGATAAAGAGCGACTGCTAAAACGTTTGAGCCTGGATCTGACCGGCCTGCCGCCTACATTGAAAATGATGGACGAATTCATGGCGGACAACAGTGCCAATGCCTATGAAAAAATGGTCGATCAATTGCTTAAAAATCCCGCATATGGAGAGAAAATGGCTATCCACTGGCTGGATTTGGCGCGTTATGCAGATTCGCATGGCTATCAGGACGATGGTTACCGCACGCAATGGCCCTGGCGCGATTGGGTGATCCATGCTTTTAACAAAAACATGCATTATAATGATTTTGTAACGTGGCAATTAGCAGGAGATCAATTGCCAAACAGTTCCAAGGAACAACTGTTGGCAACGGGTTTTAACAGAAACCACAAAATCACGGAAGAGGGCGGTGTAATCCCGGAAGAATACCGCATCATGTACGTGACGGACCGCAATGATCTGTTTGGGAAGGGGTTATTAGGTGTCACTCTGGAATGTGCCCATTGTCATGACCATAAATACGATCCATTTTCACAGAAAGAATATTACCAGATGTTCGCCTTTTTTAATAATGTGAAAGAAGAGGGGATTGAATCCGTGATCGGCGGGCCTGAAACTTACGCCAAGAAGCCGCTCATGGAGATTAGTAATGAGGACGTTAAGAACATTCTCACGTTCGTGAACAAGCCGGATACCAACCGTCTGATTGTGTCTGTGATGGGCGATCTGGACACGTTGCGGAAAACTTACATTCTTAAAAGAGGCGTTTATGATGCCCCGGGCGATGAAGTGCAACCAGCAACGCCAACGTCCATTCTGCCTTTTGACAACAGTTATCCGAAAAACAGGTTAGGGCTTTCCAAATGGCTTTTTGATAAGAAAAACCCTTTGACCTCGCGCGTTTACGTTAACATGCTGTGGCAGGAGTTCTTTGGAAAAGGCATTGTCAAAACTTCCGGGGATTTTGGCATGCAGGGCGAGCTTCCCTCGCATCCGGCATTGCTGGATTGGCTGGCGACCGATTTTATGGATCACGGATGGGATATCAAACGCCTTGTAAAACAAATGGTTACGTCAGCCACTTACAAGCAATCGGCCGTTGTTACCAAAGAGAAACTAGCCACTGACCCCGACAACATTCTGCTGGCACGCGGCCCTCGTTACCGCATTCATGCAGAATTTATCAAAGACCTCGTGCTGGCCAGCAGCGGCTTGCTGAACAAAACCATCGGCGGACCCAGTGTGAAGCCGTATCAACCCGCAGGACTCTGGGAAGGCGCCACTTCGGGCCGTGGTTTATTGTCGGTTTACAACCAGGATCACGGCGGTGCTTTGTATCGCCGCGGCATGTACACATTGATCAAGAGGACCGTCCCGCCTCCGACGATGAGCATCTTTGACGCGAGTAACCGTGATTTGTGCGAAGTGAAAAGGCTGAAAACCAACACACCGTTGCAGGCCCTGGTCATGATGAACGACCCGGCTGTGCTGGAAGCTTCGCGCGTGCTGGCAGCCAAGCTGTTACAGGAAAAAACAGAATCAAAAGACAAGATTATAAAAGCCTTCCGCCTGATTGTCTGCCGCAAGCCAAGTGAAAAGGAGCTGGACGTGCTGACGGCCTATTACGATAAGCAGATAAAGTCCATAAAGCCGGCAACTGCTGAAAAAATGGTTGCGGTAGGAGAGTATCCATTGACAAAAAACCTGGATAAAAAGGCGCAGGCAGCATTAATGCGCGTTATTTCCACCATTTATAATCTGGAAGAAACGATAACAAAATCTTAG
- a CDS encoding c-type cytochrome domain-containing protein: MHPLILHFPIVILLIAMLLEFFRFQPEYATNQFYKNFLQNMLLVGALFAAVTVVMGLFLSREEGYSGDVLQYHKWTGAGIFFFASFIYFVRNTSWYKAPVARAGAFMTVVALVMTGHYGAALTHGSNFIWEPIDSQKTMAAVPLEQAVVFTNVIQPILEQKCTSCHNPDKLKGQLNMTDAESLLKGGKTGKLFVAGNPEVSLLLKRVHLPMEDKKHMPPKGKAQLTLQEIALLTLWVKKNVDFTKKLTELPANDSLRIVATAYLKPVEQEIEYDFDAAEEETVASLNTDYRTILPLARESPALAVNIYNSATYHVKQLEELGEIKKQVISINLNKMPVKDADLKSIAQFENLRRLDLNFTDVTADGLKTLASLKYLQNLTLSGTKVDFKDLKALLPNLKPLKTVTVWDTKLTAADVQNLQKAYKNIEIIGGFKDDGKNPLKLNPPQVKNSSTIFAQSLNLELRHPIKNVDIRYTTDGSEPDSIHSALFDKMLVTKSGTIKAKAYKEGWYGSDMATFDFFKSAYNPDSVNLLAPLNRVHQAEGAKTFFDHKLGVIGANNPAWANNWAGVKDNDMAFISEFKKPILISSLGVHYMVEEDTGIFPPESIEIWGGDDTKNLKLLTRFKAGMPKKGDRPSLQTVEGTFKPQSVTYLKIIAKPLSKIPDWHRSKGNKALLLVDEMFLN, from the coding sequence ATGCATCCGCTCATCCTGCATTTCCCGATTGTGATCCTGCTTATTGCGATGCTGCTTGAATTTTTCAGGTTCCAGCCCGAATACGCGACCAATCAGTTTTACAAAAATTTCCTGCAAAACATGCTGCTGGTAGGCGCGCTCTTCGCCGCTGTCACTGTGGTGATGGGCCTTTTTTTATCCAGAGAAGAGGGTTACAGCGGAGACGTCCTGCAATACCACAAATGGACGGGCGCAGGCATTTTCTTTTTTGCATCATTCATTTATTTTGTCCGAAATACAAGCTGGTACAAAGCCCCGGTGGCGAGGGCAGGCGCTTTTATGACGGTGGTCGCACTGGTGATGACGGGACATTACGGAGCCGCATTAACCCACGGCAGTAACTTCATCTGGGAACCGATCGATAGCCAGAAAACGATGGCAGCGGTTCCATTGGAGCAGGCGGTTGTTTTTACAAATGTGATTCAACCTATTTTAGAACAAAAATGCACGAGCTGCCATAATCCGGATAAGTTGAAAGGCCAGTTGAACATGACGGATGCAGAGTCGTTATTGAAGGGTGGGAAGACGGGGAAGCTCTTCGTGGCTGGAAATCCGGAAGTTAGCCTGCTGCTAAAACGCGTTCACTTGCCGATGGAGGACAAAAAACACATGCCGCCAAAGGGTAAGGCGCAGCTCACATTGCAGGAAATTGCATTGCTCACGCTTTGGGTTAAAAAGAATGTGGATTTCACGAAAAAGCTGACCGAACTGCCCGCAAACGACTCGCTAAGGATCGTTGCTACGGCTTATTTAAAACCCGTTGAGCAAGAAATCGAATATGATTTTGATGCTGCGGAAGAAGAAACAGTTGCAAGTCTGAACACAGATTACCGCACAATATTGCCGCTAGCAAGGGAATCCCCGGCACTTGCAGTAAACATTTATAACAGTGCAACTTATCATGTAAAGCAGCTGGAGGAATTGGGCGAGATTAAAAAGCAGGTCATTTCAATAAATCTCAATAAAATGCCTGTCAAAGATGCTGACTTAAAAAGCATCGCGCAATTTGAAAACCTGCGTCGCCTGGATCTTAATTTCACCGATGTGACAGCCGACGGCTTAAAGACATTGGCGTCCCTGAAATATTTGCAAAATCTCACTTTATCAGGTACAAAAGTCGATTTTAAAGATCTGAAAGCATTGTTACCCAATTTGAAACCACTCAAAACGGTAACTGTCTGGGACACAAAACTTACTGCTGCGGACGTGCAGAACCTTCAAAAGGCCTATAAGAATATTGAAATTATAGGCGGATTTAAAGACGATGGTAAAAATCCATTGAAGCTGAACCCGCCGCAGGTTAAAAACAGCTCTACGATCTTCGCCCAATCACTGAACCTGGAACTTCGTCACCCCATCAAGAACGTGGATATCCGTTACACGACGGATGGCTCTGAACCGGATAGCATCCACTCAGCATTATTTGATAAAATGCTGGTGACCAAAAGCGGGACCATTAAGGCAAAGGCATATAAGGAAGGCTGGTATGGAAGCGATATGGCCACATTTGACTTTTTCAAAAGTGCTTACAACCCGGACAGCGTCAACTTGCTGGCACCTTTAAACCGGGTGCACCAGGCGGAGGGTGCCAAGACATTTTTCGATCACAAATTGGGTGTTATCGGTGCCAACAATCCTGCCTGGGCCAACAACTGGGCGGGCGTTAAGGACAATGACATGGCATTTATTTCAGAATTCAAGAAACCAATCCTGATCTCGTCACTCGGTGTGCATTATATGGTAGAAGAAGACACCGGGATTTTTCCGCCGGAATCGATTGAAATCTGGGGCGGGGACGATACGAAAAACCTGAAATTGCTGACGCGGTTCAAGGCTGGAATGCCAAAAAAAGGGGATAGGCCGAGTTTGCAAACGGTAGAAGGAACATTCAAGCCACAAAGCGTTACTTACT
- a CDS encoding class I SAM-dependent methyltransferase: MGLRTYIRENFIEDIKPYKPRHFRKPGQMLDIVSAWKGLEQIVEDIIDQFGLERDRCIEFGVEFGYSAVVFSNYFKSVTGVDTFEGDIHTVNKNEHFEETSRRLASYPNIQLVKSDYKDWIARDDQHYNLAHVDIVHNYAETFECGLWAAQHSDCTIFHDTESFPEVRRAVKDLAKKTGHKLYNYPEHHGLGILVARKK, from the coding sequence ATGGGACTGAGGACTTACATCAGGGAAAACTTTATTGAGGACATTAAGCCGTACAAACCAAGGCATTTCAGGAAACCCGGGCAAATGCTCGACATCGTTTCCGCGTGGAAAGGTCTGGAACAAATTGTCGAAGACATTATTGACCAATTTGGTTTAGAGCGGGACCGTTGCATTGAGTTTGGGGTTGAATTCGGCTATTCTGCCGTGGTTTTTTCCAATTATTTCAAAAGCGTAACCGGCGTTGACACCTTTGAGGGCGACATTCATACGGTTAATAAAAACGAGCACTTCGAGGAAACGAGTCGGCGACTTGCTTCTTATCCAAACATTCAACTTGTTAAATCGGATTATAAAGACTGGATCGCCAGAGACGATCAACATTATAATTTGGCGCATGTGGACATTGTTCACAATTATGCCGAAACCTTTGAATGTGGCCTTTGGGCGGCACAGCACAGCGATTGCACCATTTTTCATGACACGGAAAGCTTTCCCGAGGTGCGCAGGGCAGTGAAAGACCTGGCCAAAAAAACAGGGCACAAGCTGTACAACTATCCCGAGCATCACGGTTTAGGGATTTTAGTAGCCAGGAAAAAATGA
- a CDS encoding DUF885 domain-containing protein, protein MLKLLVFFIFLGAIMQSCQQKPGKDEASTPVKDVFASYYEERLALFPLEATMNGDNRYNDKMSDDLTQAGKLKAETFFKKYQSELAKYDREKLTEEEKTSWDLLQWECNINLEGLKFPTELMPLNQIFSTHLMIGQMASGGSLQPFKTVKDYENWLKRVDGFVVWCDTAVVNMRRGMKEGYILPKPLIKKMIPQLADMDHGPVKEHLFYSPAKNFPEEFSDDEKARFEKEYAAMVEGKIIPTFKKLHNFVEKEYLPAGRSTHGFDALPNGKALYDYYIKYFTTTEMNADQIHQIGINEVARISGEMEKVKEQVGYKGDLKSFFNAVREDKKLMPFTNPEEVIVHFNKIHETMKPNLQKLFELTPKTKFEVRRTEAFREASAAAEYNPGLADGSRPGVFYVPVPDVKKYNVVSDESLFLHEAIPGHHYQISLQQENKSLPDFRKNLWYSAYGEGWALYSESLGKELGLYTDPYQYFGMLSGEMHRAIRLVVDTGLHSKGWTREQAIQYSLDHEAESEESIIAEIERYMAGGGQALSYKIGQLKIRELRTKAEKELGSKFDIKDFHKLVLESGCVPLKLLEDKTNAWIGAKK, encoded by the coding sequence ATGTTAAAACTTCTTGTGTTCTTTATCTTCTTAGGTGCCATTATGCAGTCCTGTCAACAAAAACCCGGAAAAGATGAGGCTTCAACGCCTGTTAAGGACGTTTTTGCCAGCTATTATGAGGAGCGTCTTGCATTGTTTCCGCTCGAAGCTACAATGAATGGCGACAATCGTTACAACGACAAGATGTCGGACGATCTCACACAGGCAGGCAAATTGAAGGCTGAAACATTCTTCAAAAAATACCAGTCCGAACTGGCGAAATACGACAGGGAAAAACTCACGGAAGAAGAGAAAACCAGCTGGGACCTGCTGCAATGGGAATGTAACATTAATCTCGAAGGGTTAAAATTCCCTACGGAGCTAATGCCTTTGAACCAGATATTTTCGACGCATTTAATGATCGGGCAGATGGCCAGTGGCGGAAGCCTGCAGCCATTCAAGACGGTTAAGGACTATGAAAATTGGTTGAAACGGGTGGATGGTTTCGTTGTGTGGTGCGATACGGCTGTTGTGAATATGAGAAGGGGGATGAAGGAAGGATATATTTTACCAAAACCACTGATTAAAAAAATGATCCCACAGCTGGCTGATATGGATCATGGCCCAGTTAAGGAGCACCTTTTTTATTCGCCTGCTAAAAATTTTCCAGAAGAATTTTCTGATGATGAAAAGGCCCGCTTTGAAAAAGAATATGCAGCCATGGTGGAAGGAAAAATTATCCCGACATTTAAAAAGCTGCATAATTTTGTAGAAAAGGAGTATTTGCCCGCAGGAAGAAGCACGCATGGTTTCGATGCGCTGCCAAATGGAAAAGCACTTTATGATTATTATATCAAATACTTCACTACAACGGAAATGAACGCCGATCAGATCCACCAGATCGGCATCAATGAGGTTGCGCGAATTTCCGGCGAAATGGAAAAAGTGAAGGAGCAAGTGGGTTACAAAGGTGATCTCAAATCGTTTTTCAATGCAGTAAGGGAAGACAAGAAATTAATGCCTTTTACCAACCCCGAAGAAGTGATCGTGCATTTCAATAAGATTCATGAGACGATGAAGCCGAATCTTCAAAAGCTTTTTGAATTAACCCCAAAAACAAAGTTCGAAGTGCGCAGGACGGAGGCATTCAGGGAAGCGTCGGCGGCAGCGGAATATAACCCGGGGCTGGCGGATGGTTCAAGACCGGGCGTTTTTTATGTTCCGGTTCCTGATGTAAAGAAATACAATGTTGTATCAGATGAAAGTCTTTTTTTGCATGAAGCGATCCCAGGCCACCATTACCAGATTTCTTTACAGCAAGAAAATAAAAGCCTGCCCGATTTTCGTAAAAACCTCTGGTACAGTGCTTATGGAGAGGGTTGGGCGCTGTATTCCGAGTCGCTTGGCAAAGAACTCGGCCTTTACACCGATCCCTATCAGTATTTTGGAATGCTAAGCGGCGAAATGCATCGCGCTATCCGGCTTGTTGTTGACACAGGCCTGCATTCAAAAGGGTGGACACGTGAGCAGGCCATTCAATATTCGCTGGATCATGAAGCTGAGTCGGAAGAGAGCATTATTGCTGAAATTGAAAGATACATGGCTGGTGGCGGACAAGCGCTCTCCTACAAAATAGGTCAGTTGAAAATAAGGGAGTTGAGAACGAAGGCAGAAAAAGAATTAGGTTCAAAATTTGATATCAAAGACTTTCACAAGTTGGTGCTCGAATCAGGCTGTGTGCCCCTGAAACTGCTTGAAGACAAAACAAACGCCTGGATCGGTGCAAAAAAATAG